The Oncorhynchus nerka isolate Pitt River linkage group LG13, Oner_Uvic_2.0, whole genome shotgun sequence sequence atgaaaactaaatacaggcacagactgtgtgtggaaaaggatttaagactgagactgtctccaatacaacccaacatagttatgtgcatcctttcaagcacacccttctcattaacctgtggtgagttattcaccatttctgatgaacaaataaggttttatatgtaagatggctaaaaaaagagcaaaattattgattattatattattatttgtgccctggtcctataagagctttGTCATTTCCCAcgagccaggttgtgacaaaaTCTCACACTCactcttatgtttaataaatgtatcatattgtgtgtgtgtgtggcagacttACATTGATGGCAAAAACAAACAAATTTGAGaccctggggcctgttgcacaaaagtagaattaagacatccgggataaatgactcagctgagctcaatgaagccaaaacatgtgcgtccaggcttaattggttgcacaaagaccaagccaggatgagcagacacggattcattaagccaggtgaaaccaatcctggataggtgcgcgctcacggctcactcaaatagaccccgccacagatcacagattaactgatttaccatggcaactagagccgcgtacttttccccgtcggaagcacaaatcctcatggaggcatacgaggaggtaaaatatataattaagaagaaaggcaacaccgccacagtgataaagcaaagagaaaaagcgtggcaaagtattgcagaccgcctgaatgcgtaagtagtgcacaattacacactcaccgctccgctgaaacatcacaattacaattcaaatatttaattcacatctccaaaaatgcagttgtactgtaattatgaaacagttaaatttttaattgaaatgcactgcagatatgagtgaaattgtgtaaagtaactccatcacactgtataaagctatgataaattttttgatatttttactgaaaacaagacaaaaataccaagtaatttttgcagtgtgactccattaaatgtgtgtgtgtgtgtgtagattaaacatgaacgggccaaaacggacatggcagcaggtcaaaatcaaatacaagaacattctgcagaatggtatggtccctgactaatatttaacaaagcacaagcatatattgtacccagaaggtgcctgctcacacattgtctgtactgttttagcagtgaaaaagaatacccacagacaaggcacgggtggtgggtcaccaaaggctgaccttaccccagcagaggacatggccttggagctaaataaaggcaggcccgtcttagaggggatccctggggggaaagagacgagcataggttcctcccaagatgccacccgcttcattcaaggtatgtccttccatctctacatgggatacaaccacattcatattgaatcaatttggactgtctgactttggtttacctattgccttgcagtgcctggcagcactgtgttcctgttagagccaccagcacaagcaccagacgatgctgatccagtgagtactccatcaaaggcatactgtaggcctggcatgtcttgtctactagcttcaatatgaatccgattaaatgtgatagggtgaaggccccagtgcagcagcaacagcacatgatggagacgatgatgaggaggagaccatctctctggattccagaaggcatgaggtatcatgttaagactgtgaaagtactatttactctacaatggtgaggagtcctcatcaaaatcaaaaaatctaatttcttttacaggacccagatgctatacagtgggaaaaccagcctggcaacagtgcgtattaataaaaggacaccacatcctgccaaattccagctgcgctaattgtattgtgttcacagagctcacaagctatcagaaagttgtatggcaaccatctccggcgccaaatagaactggcagacatagaaattcagtacaagaagaaaaagatggaaaatcttgcactggagtccgaaataaaaaagaggacaattaggaaactggaccttgaaataaaaaaacttgagagggaggtgagatatgccttcaatgtacactgtatgctaactgtaacacaaatgtattaatcattatttttctttcctcccccagctccaagaagatgacacagctcaaaataaaaattaggtatattctcgtaaagtcaagtgagccatgacatatgagctcttattgtgagcacacaggacggtggcatctttctaaggttttttttattttcccagcaatcagtacaaccaagtcatcgttataaggcatcgccctcttttgcccacccccccagcaccaggtgtggccactagcctatatgaaggcccaaaattgtgtgttcctttctgctctgacaatggcatgcccattcgtgcgagatgtggtggatgaagaagcacttgtgctgaggagagccttcaggcgagaaagggtcttcagggaccggttggacccactggccttccctgatgaccatctatatgaaagatacaggttttctgcagatggcatcaggtatctatgcagactactgggtcccaggattaagcaccgcactgcacggagccatgcactgagtgtggagcaaatggtttgtgtggccttgcgcttttttgctagtggagccttcctgtactcagtgggggatgcagaacagctgaacaaggccacaatttgccgcacaataaggagtgtgtgtctggctatcaaagcattagcagatgtcttcatctccttccctggccacagaagactctgtgacatcaaagaggagttctataggattgcaggtaagaggatctacaaattacaggacaactgttaacacatagtaggatactcattactttgtgtgacaggtttccccaatgtcattggtgcagtggactgcacacacataaggataaaagccccctcaggtgcccatgaggccgattttgtgaataggaaatcctttcacagcattaatgttcaggtgaacataactttttgatattgtccattgacgaacactctgcattgccagtgatgtgcattgattggtgtaatattcctcatcttatgatttcagatggtctgcaatgctgactgtgtgatcagcaatgttgtggcaaaatggcctggctcagtccatgactccagaatctttcgggcctctgaaatctatcacaaggtaagccacacaacccctatttataaccatcatggctgtgtcaagaatatcactgtgtttatgaggtagtaatgatgagattttgtgttgacaggtgaattctctggtgtgttgctgggagacagggggtatggctgccagccttttctcctgacacctttcacagacccccaggaagcacagcaggcctacaaccatgcccatgccaggaccagggccagagttgaaatgacctttggcctcctgaaggcacgctttcactgccttcacaaattaagggtcagccctgttagggcatgtgatattactgtggcttgtgctgtcctccacaatgtggcctgcctgaggaaggagagggcccccagagtgccaccagccatggactgggacaatccggcaatcttccctgatgacgacagtggtcggctgctgagggaccaatatgtgttgaattattttagttagtatgtgtgctttcaattttggttaaatatgtcctgcggtggcagaggaatttgggtttttttgggttcgtttttgacgaatttggcctcttatgatgtttgtgcggtatactgtgtgtaatacaaggctgcaggagggaggctactgcatccattcatttgtctgttcagttgatgtgtatggatttgtcctgcatttattttagtgtgcagacatgcagggtgtgttatatacagacctttgaatgtgtatgtatcattttgtataatatgcttggattctgtgctttccatcttgtagagtcactgtgacttcagtttcgaaaggagctgatggtttacctgctttgttttgtccttattcaataaaggaacataatgttacacattgtgtttttatattcatatggaatgtgtatttgtttatatgacagagtactagggccacactgaagaaaaggataaagtcatacatttatgaggctggttctttctgcagaaaagctacatattgtttttacagttttgatacttatgacaatgtgatacttaatattctggcacatcagcatgtctttgtttatgaaaccatactgaagtacaatttcacgaaatgccccacatctgtcattttaacaactgtcctcctttaaaacaactggttacaatattatgacttgtgttttttccctctgtggccctaatattctatcattttatatatagccttatagtctatgggaaactgtaaattatctaatgatagcaacatcatctaaaaatcattttttatccaaaatcattgaaattaatgatcacaaacgtttaaataacagtgggtctagttatgtgataacaatgtatagtgagcagtgaaataactattggtttccatttgtggtgactgctgactgacattagggatgagattaaatagatcctggaatttagcctggtctggagcaggctagctccacagaataaatctccatggtaatttataccataacatatcctcctgccccctatccatctttaatgcaaccggattacggatcaattgagccaggatcaccaagatatcctggcttaatcccttatcctagttttgtgcaacaggcccctggtgtacgcagctggaggttgaatgtttgaaggtacgggactataaaaagtttgggaaccactgcactaGGCAAGCCCACTCACTGACTGGAAAATGTGAGCACCAGTGAGATGCGGGAATAGCTAAGCCTTGATTGGTTGAGAAAGTGGGTGATTCTAACTAAAGAGAAAAACTAGGGGTGCATAGAGAAATTCTATATCTGAATGCCTGGCCTTTTTAACATCCATTGGTGTTGCtgcaggtaaaaaaaaaactttaactgACACAAGCTGTCTCCAATCAATCAAGTCTGGTTGCGATTGTTTTCGGTGGGGGGGTAACATAGAGATAGAGGACCCTAGagcctgttttagcatgggcaatgccattgaggactttcaccattttgaagtagATTTCCTAcgggttaaggaaggatcacaaTTGTTCCTTAGCTTAACAACTCTTAAGAATTTTTGGTAACCAATTGCAGCTCTCCAATGGATAGCAGCAGTCATCTAGTCTGACACCTCGTACAAGTTCACATTTAAATCACATGAGGACAGTGGGAAAAACTTAATTTTCTTAATAAACTCTCAAAAAATATGTTTAAATGTCTAAATAATTGAACGGTGCACCAGGGGTACTTTCTACTGTGATTCCTGAAATGCAGAGCCTGTTGATGGATAATTTCTCAAATCCAAAATTAAACTTTTGTCATTTTGTTGACCACCAAatgttgctaacgttagctagctagtcacTTAATGTAACTTTCTTCTTGAAATGTATGTTAGCTATCTAAGTTAGCCATGCTATTAATTAGGGTGTCACTTTCGTTGCacggaggagaccaaggcgcagcgtaatgTGAATACATGATACTTTTAATAAAGATAGACACTAAACAAACTattcaaaataacaaaacgaccgTGACGCTATGATACAAAAGTGCAAACACAGGCAACttgacatagacaataacccacgaaatacccaaagaagatggccgCCTAaacatggttcccaatcagagacaacgataaacagctgcctctaattgagaaccaatctaggcaaccatagacttacataaacGCCTAGATAGTAAACacccccataaacctacaaacccactagacagtacaaaaacacatacatcacccatgtcacaccctgacctaaccaaaacaataaagaaaacaaagaatactaaggtcagggcgtgacataggGTTGACTCCAATTAGTCAACTGGTCAATTGTTTGGTcgttaggctgttggtcgaccgagaTTAAAACAATCAAGCAGtaacaaataaatatatatacagtatcagtcaaaggtttggacacaaatgcaagggttattctttatttttactattttctacattgtagaataatagtgaagacagcaaaactatgaaataacacatggaatcaagtATTAaccaaagtagccaccttttgccttgatgacagctttggacactctagggattcgcctctcccgagtccattgGGGCGTTGCAGAGATGGGAcaatactgtaactaccaattggggagaataAATGGGGGTACAAAGTACAACaactacatttttttaaatccaccaatcaattggtcgaaagaacagacgacTTTTGGTTGCCTAATATTTTTTAGTTGTCGTGGACAGCCCTGCTATTAATACAACTCCCATCTGACGATTTGAGAGCACAACTCCAAAAATGGCTAGTAGCTTTGACTGTATGCTGACAGTGAATTCAGACATAATTGTACCAGATTCCCATGAAGAAATACCCTATGAAGTCCCATTTTCATGAATTTATAAGCTGATATAAGCTTTACGCACAATCACAAACAGTATGGGACATGCACCAGGAAGTAGGCAGGAATGTCATAGGGTATTGTAACGGTGGAATTGCATTAGTGGAAACCAAGAAGgttttcattaaaaacacagtttGAGATCATTGTGAGGGGATTTCACCAGTGGTTAGAAGGGGGAATTCAGCTTCCTGTGAAAATGTTGTCTGAGGTTTCAATAGTAACCAAGGGGGGCAGGGCTTAGCGAAGGGTCaattccatccaggtcatcaggagggatcag is a genomic window containing:
- the LOC135574686 gene encoding putative nuclease HARBI1 isoform X1, whose translation is MKAQNCVFLSALTMACPFVRDVVDEEALVLRRAFRRERVFRDRLDPLAFPDDHLYERYRFSADGIRYLCRLLGPRIKHRTARSHALSVEQMVCVALRFFASGAFLYSVGDAEQLNKATICRTIRSVCLAIKALADVFISFPGHRRLCDIKEEFYRIAGFPNVIGAVDCTHIRIKAPSGAHEADFVNRKSFHSINVQMVCNADCVISNVVAKWPGSVHDSRIFRASEIYHKVNSLVCCWETGGMAASLFS
- the LOC135574686 gene encoding uncharacterized protein LOC135574686 isoform X2, which gives rise to MATRAAYFSPSEAQILMEAYEEVKYIIKKKGNTATVIKQREKAWQSIADRLNALNMNGPKRTWQQVKIKYKNILQNAVKKNTHRQGTGGGSPKADLTPAEDMALELNKGRPVLEGIPGGKETSIGSSQDATRFIQVPGSTVFLLEPPAQAPDDADPAPVQQQQHMMETMMRRRPSLWIPEGMRTQMLYSGKTSLATVRINKRTPHPAKFQLR
- the LOC135574686 gene encoding uncharacterized protein LOC135574686 isoform X3 — protein: MATRAAYFSPSEAQILMEAYEEVKYIIKKKGNTATVIKQREKAWQSIADRLNALNMNGPKRTWQQVKIKYKNILQNAVKKNTHRQGTGGGSPKADLTPAEDMALELNKGRPVLEGIPGGKETSIGSSQDATRFIQVPGSTVFLLEPPAQAPDDADPGEGPSAAATAHDGDDDEEETISLDSRRHEDPDAIQWENQPGNSAY